AACGAACCAACaaaagttcttttaatttttgatggactggatgaatattcaagaaaaggGGATATCAACGCCCAAGAAGATGACAAAACTTACAAGAGCAatgtggaagaaaagatgccCCTTTGAATTTCCGTTTTGTATAACAAACTGGCGGCGGGAGAACTTCTTCGTGGTGCGAGCATACTAACAACAACGAGACCAAAAGCTGTGGAATATGTCGAACATGTCAATTTTCAAAGAACAGTGGAAATTCTCGGATTCACGTCCACAAATGTTGAAGACTACGTCCAGAGATTTTCTAAAGATTTCACAGgagcaaaggagaaaatttgGAAACACATCAAGTACAACGCGAATCTCTTTTCAATGTGCTACATCCCAGTgaactgttttctcatttgccactgcCTGCTTCAAATTTTCCAGACTAGTTCTTTCCAGGAGCTCCCGACAAAAATAACGGACATTTATCAAATGACCGTAAAGATGGTCTTCTTCAAACACAACAGAGAAAACTTGTCTCTCGAGGAACtcgaaaagttgaagaaaacgCACATGTatgagccatttgaaaacttccctgAGGAAATTCAGAAACTCTTCTACAGGCTTGGGGAAATCGCTTTTAGAGGTATTAAAGAAGGAAGActgctctttgaatcaagcgaagtcTGTGCATGGGTTGGAAGATTGCGGTCTGCTTCACAAATTGCCAGACGTACAAGCAAAGCGATCATTGAACGATCCTCCaaagtcccaattctgtttTACCCACCTGACggtgcaagaattctttgccgcaaagcATCTGGTAGACACAGGGTCAAATGAGAGAATTGAAGAATTTGTTTGCGAGCTTCTCTATGATGGCACATGGCAAGTGGTACTGCAGTTCGTAGCCGGACTGCTGAAGAGCTCACTTAGCAGcgacatttttatcaaactgTTGCCAAAGTCGACTAAAACGAAAGAGCCAGAAACATTGAACTTTTTCCCAGCACCATGGCCAAAAGATAAAGATCTACTTGTGCAAGTATGCAATTGTCTCTACGAGATTAACGATGAACAACAGCCAGTATTACAAAGCAAActagagaaaattaaattcaacgtGGCTCAGTTTTCTTCTTGTTCACTCGCTCCAattgatgttgctgctgtcttaCATTTCCTAGAAAATGTTGAAGAAGTTTCGCACATTGATTTGGCCAACAATGAGTTTGGTGACCTGGGTGCAAaagaagtgaagaaatttaTTGTTAACACGAAACGCAAACTAATAGGGTTAGGCCTCTTTTCTAACAACTTGACTGACAAAGCCGCGGAGGACTTTGCTGCAGCGCTTAAGCAAAGTGATTATTGTAAACTGGAATCGTTAGACCTCCGCtgtaacaacttcaccgacaaagCCGGGGAGGtattcgctgcagcacttacgcacagtaattgtaaactaaaaagGTTATATCTTTCTGATAACAACTTCAACGACAACTCAGCAAAGGATTTGGccgcagcacttaagcacagtaattgtaaactagaatcgttacaTCTCGGtaataacaacttcaccgacaaagCAGCGGAGGATTTTTGCGCTGCACtcaagcacagtaattgtagaCTAAACTGCTTAGACCTCAGTTttaacaagttcaccgacagAGCAGCAGAGGATTTTGCTGCAGCACTTaggcacagtaattgtaaactagaatcgttgtACATCAGTCGTAACAATATCCCAAGCGAAGGACGCCAGTATTTAACCGACGTAGGAAAGCAAAGCAATTGCGAAGTTTTTGTCTAAGACAAAGTTCCACTTGCTTTACGCTTTTAAGCTCATATAATTTGAAATCATGTACTAATCGAAAAAGACAAAAggtgaaacaaaaaaaggacCGTGGATATACACAACAAGAGACTCAAACAAAATTATGAAAGAGGCCATGAACGAATACACAAgcaatttgcaagaaaaaaaaaagtaaaaatttcaTAACATATGTAATTTATTACATAGAAAATTACAAATCGATTTaattttgaaagtcagctcACCACAAAGAGAGTCAACAAGAGAAGACAATCACATatattttgaaaagttctcaaCCATGGGTGTGTCCATGGTCCCAGCTCGGCTGCTTTCACTTCGTGCCCAAGGAACCCTTGTTATGTacaaactttttcttttttcatcttcAGTGCTTCTTTTTTTCAAGCGCAAAATTTGTCAGAGATTTAGTTGCTCTTTaacatgaaccaatcagaaaattgttgaaaaatgtcttGGTTCCTTAGAGGTCAGCAGACAAGAAACAATCAGAAAAAGgcaaagacaaatttgaaccTTAAAATTTTAGACTTGTTATCAGTTTTTAAAATTGACCTTTTACTCGTGAACTTATATGTTTAAGAAAGGTTTAATTCCGGTCAAGCATATGTATTTTTATTCCCAATGATGAAGCTTTGTCAAGACTGTTTGAAGTGCATTAAATTTGTAATCATTTTCTAAAATGGTTGCTACTGTTATTGTATTCAATCAATTTGTACGGTCAGCAACAAAATAGCATTTAGTATTTGTAAACAATATTCAACTTACCTTGTGCACAAATGTGGCCCACATCTTTCTACAATCATCAATTTCGACTTTAATGTCTTCATCAGCCGAGTTTTACAGTTTCAGCTTGTCCGGTCGCTTACGTGCCATTGGACTTAATCACGACGACGAATGACGATGACGAAGAGGCACAAGCAGCAAGAAGAGAGACAAAACGCGATCGCAGGACCCAACAAGGGACAGAATACAGACAtttattttaatgaaacaaCATTTCGTTTGAAACTCGAACTGCTTGTTGATCGAATTAGCGACGTCACACTGACGTAATAGATGTAATGATTGAATTGCACAGTTCATATACATGATTGTAGATAACGAGTTAATGCATTAAGTCCAACGGCACGTAAGCGACCGGACAAGCTGAAACTTTAAAAATTCCGCTGAAGAAGACATTAAAGTCGAAACCGGTCCGGATAATGGCTTGTTTTGGTTGAGACGGCTGGATCGACACCCAACCATAAGTGTCCATCCTTAATTTCCAGTGCGAAACCGCAAGGGAGGTTCCGTTAAAGGAGCTGAGAAGCGGTCAGGATCTAGACCCCCTCTCCTGGCAAGAAAATTTCCgcgcaaattatatatatatatatacacccgtttacaaaaaccatagttagtagactatgcaaaaacattgctatttcagaaatacatatcatatatatgtataactgTCGAACAGAGActtaagcaaggtggacacatatCATCAGTTATACCATTGTGGCCATTactttcagttttgtcttttctgatgttgacaaaaaagatacaAGGACAGAAAAGgcattattatatatatgacatatgtttttaaaaaggcaacgtttttgaaaaccggtgtataactaactgcagacagtactgtttcggccttttgggcctcatcagtgcagtgctgatgtctgggatgaaggtaagcctttaaaGCCCCCTcaagtgtcccacgcatgtggtaacatctcagtcatgccagactgctcaaaccagagaactagtgagcatATACAtataaacaataaacaatagccttcatttggcgcgaaaatatgctcggatatttgtccgcggacattatctgttccgagaagcgaacagttttccgagagcgaatggaataattgttttattaaattccttagcCTCAAAAATTTGAAgaacgaaatacgagcgaaaaaagcgagaaaatcggagcgaaatcgaaaaaaacttgatgaagatgcgatgttgtgtaacaccttgtggtcaaacagacgtaggctcatcacaaaaaaatattatttcctTTTCGCGAACTTCTAAaggtcggcattgatccaagctttccacaaaaaagtttttctttttttggctttactcagagaaaaatttcgctttccgacgaaagcatttttagcttagcaacgctaagcgcaatcatttaccatataaggtcaaactaaggtatatgagctgataaccaagactgagtgaaccaatcagagtacgcgatatgcattatccgaggttgagaatgtaataaatatttaacagttattcttcgaggacgcgccggatatgagcagATATAgaccgagttggttattatcagctcatatcccgcaagtccgagaagaataactgttttagtgaATTAgacaattctcttgatttcttcgggtgaaacctcctcaaatcgtgacattttctttaccgacgacgccgcgaaaaaattttctccgacctccaaaattccagcacaagaaattcgccatcaggttTTTCCTTATtaggtcaaacttaacgataatggctcatatgatgggcttagggaaccaatcagaaagctggaaaat
The nucleotide sequence above comes from Acropora muricata isolate sample 2 chromosome 12, ASM3666990v1, whole genome shotgun sequence. Encoded proteins:
- the LOC136893686 gene encoding leucine-rich repeat-containing protein 74A-like, whose product is MSHLKTSLRKFRNSSTGLGKSLLEVLKKEDCSLNQAKSVHGLEDCGLLHKLPDVQAKRSLNDPPKSQFCFTHLTVQEFFAAKHLVDTGSNERIEEFVCELLYDGTWQVVLQFVAGLLKSSLSSDIFIKLLPKSTKTKEPETLNFFPAPWPKDKDLLVQVCNCLYEINDEQQPVLQSKLEKIKFNVAQFSSCSLAPIDVAAVLHFLENVEEVSHIDLANNEFGDLGAKEVKKFIVNTKRKLIGLGLFSNNLTDKAAEDFAAALKQSDYCKLESLDLRCNNFTDKAGEVFAAALTHSNCKLKRLYLSDNNFNDNSAKDLAAALKHSNCKLESLHLGNNNFTDKAAEDFCAALKHSNCRLNCLDLSFNKFTDRAAEDFAAALRHSNCKLESLYISRNNIPSEGRQYLTDVGKQSNCEVFV